Proteins encoded within one genomic window of Macaca thibetana thibetana isolate TM-01 chromosome 3, ASM2454274v1, whole genome shotgun sequence:
- the LOC126951561 gene encoding carbonyl reductase [NADPH] 1 has protein sequence MKSGIRVALVTGGNKGIGLAIVRDLCRLFSGEVVLTARDVARGQAAVQQLQAEGLSPRFHQLDIDDPQSIRTLRDFLLKEYGGLDVLVNNAGIAFKVADPTPFHIQAEVTMKTNFFGTRDVCTELLPLIKPQGRVVNISSMMSLRALKSCSPELQQKFRSETITEEELVGLMNKFVEDTKKGVHQKEGWPSSAYGVTKIGVTVLSRIHARKLSEQRKGDKILLNACCPGWVRTDMAGPSATKSPEEGAETPVYLALLPLDAEGPHGQFVMEKRVEQW, from the exons ATGAAGTCCGGCATCCGTGTAGCGCTGGTGACTGGAGGCAACAAGGGCATCGGCTTGGCCATCGTGCGCGACTTGTGCCGGCTGTTCTCGGGGGAAGTGGTGCTCACGGCGCGGGACGTGGCGCGGGGCCAGGCAGCCGTGCAGCAGCTGCAGGCGGAGGGTCTGAGCCCGCGTTTCCACCAGCTGGACATCGACGACCCGCAGAGCATCCGCACCCTGCGCGACTTCCTGCTCAAGGAGTACGGGGGCCTGGACGTGCTGGTCAACAACGCGGGCATCGCCTTCAAGG TTGCTGATCCCACACCCTTTCATATTCAAGCGGAAGTGACGATGAAAACAAACTTCTTTGGTACCCGAGATGTGTGCACAGAATTACTCCCTCTAATAAAACCCCAAG GGAGAGTGGTGAACATATCTAGCATGATGAGTCTCAGAGCCCTTAAAAGCTGCAGCCCAGAGCTGCAGCAGAAGTTCCGCAGTGAGACCATCACCGAGGAGGAGCTGGTGGGGCTCATGAACAAGTTTGTGGAGGACACCAAGAAGGGAGTGCACCAGAAGGAGGGCTGGCCCAGCAGCGCATACGGAGTGACGAAGATTGGCGTCACCGTTCTCTCCAGGATCCACGCCAGGAAACTGAGTGAGCAGAGGAAAGGGGACAAGATCCTCCTGAATGCCTGCTGCCCAGGGTGGGTGAGAACCGACATGGCGGGACCCAGTGCCACCAAGagcccagaagaaggagcagagaCCCCTGTGTACTTGGCCCTTTTGCCCCTGGATGCTGAGGGTCCCCATGGACAATTTGTTATGGAGAAGAGAGTTGAACAGTGGTGA